From Triticum urartu cultivar G1812 chromosome 2, Tu2.1, whole genome shotgun sequence, a single genomic window includes:
- the LOC125541444 gene encoding uncharacterized protein LOC125541444, which yields MNSKSPLDEELMVKCLPQMSAVRVTVSKRYLLEQAVNTLGLTIVDHDQIDMGEHGLIASISINLSPHRGWEVTEPKMFYGDFESTSLKAAESANLSAINYLQENNIVVFDDANLQPLKKCIRELLQATSWSWGFELCSIQLKKRIKNMGRDGVQPLASVLSFDDDIPNTPLSKEPNEEFVTSPEANPQIHSGMTNTPASEVMPASFPITNKLTPGTGEDEAPILAAKRGAKRALFAHDDGL from the exons ATGAATTCAAAATCTCCATTGGACGAGGAGCTCATGGTCAAATGTCTTCCACAG ATGTCAGCGGTTCGTGTTACCGTTAGCAAACGATACCTTCTTGAACAAGCCGTGAACACACTAGGGCTGACAATTGTAGACCATGACCAGATTGACATGGGTGAACATGGGCTGATTGCATCTATATCTATTAATTTATCGCCTCATAGAGGCTGGGAAGTCACAGAACCAAAGATGTTCTATGGAGATTTTGAAAGTACATCGCTAAAAGCTGCTGAATCAGCTAATCTATCTGCTATAAACTATCTGCAAGAGAACAACATAGTTGTCTTTGATGATGCAAACCTACAACCACTAAAGAAATGCATAAGAGAACTTCTACAGGCAACATCTTGGTCATGGGGTTTCGAGTTGTGTTCTATACAGCTTAAAAAGCGTATCAAAAACATGGGAAGGGATGGGGTGCAGCCACTGGCATCAGTACTTTCATTCGACGATGACATTCCCAACACACCGCTTTCTAAG GAACCCAATGAAGAATTTGTTACATCACCTGAGGCAAATCCGCAGATTCACAGCGGCATGACAAACACACCAGCAAGCGAAGTGATGCCTGCCTCCTTCCCAATCACCAACAAGTTAACCCCAGGAACTGGAGAGGACGAAGCTCCTAT ATTGGCCGCGAAGAGAGGTGCAAAGAGGGCATTGTTCGCCCACGACGATGGGCTGTGA